One stretch of Cellulomonas wangsupingiae DNA includes these proteins:
- a CDS encoding rhodanese-like domain-containing protein, whose translation MSVPPRPAPGYAGDITPTEAWDLLTDREDAVLVDVRTDAEWRYVGVPDLRGLGRQAALVEWVSYPSGRPNPRFLEQLAATGVTPGDDRPVVFLCRSGQRSIGAAQAATAAGYGPAYNVLEGFEGATGPDGHRGHEGWRAAGLPWVQP comes from the coding sequence ATGAGCGTGCCACCGCGTCCCGCCCCCGGCTACGCCGGGGACATCACCCCCACCGAGGCGTGGGACCTGCTGACGGACCGGGAGGACGCCGTCCTGGTCGACGTCCGCACCGACGCCGAGTGGCGCTACGTCGGGGTGCCGGACCTGCGGGGCCTGGGCCGCCAGGCCGCCCTCGTCGAGTGGGTCTCCTACCCCTCCGGCCGGCCGAACCCGCGCTTCCTCGAGCAGCTCGCCGCCACCGGCGTGACGCCGGGCGACGACCGCCCGGTGGTGTTCCTCTGCCGCTCCGGGCAGCGCTCGATCGGCGCCGCGCAGGCCGCGACCGCCGCGGGGTACGGCCCCGCCTACAACGTCCTCGAGGGGTTCGAGGGCGCCACGGGTCCCGACGGGCACCGCGGGCACGAGGGCTGGCGCGCCGCAGGCCTGCCGTGGGTCCAGCCGTGA